One Psychrobacillus glaciei genomic region harbors:
- a CDS encoding Zn-dependent hydrolase, giving the protein MFKSNRSRLQQLIEQFSQFGATVNGGVTRLSLSKEDVLGRDYFCEICKELGMDIQIDDMANIYATLPGKKDCQPIVIGSHLDSVEKGGRFDGVLGILTGIEAIRTLKENAVELEVPLMLVNFTNEEGARFDPAMMSSGVLASKFSKEKMLKSLDKNSITFQEALQASGYEGEQGSRLTDALAYIELHIEQGPVLAEMQRDIGVVEGVLGMVCYEITVTGESNHAGTTPMSMRKDPMIVASRLISSLHEQLGKIDEELVFTFGRMHVAPNIHTVIPNEVVFSMDSRHQNPDVMRKVEKLLTGLTKEENGCHIRPVKLWGRETVFFDVAICNEVEKSCHELGYSFHRMFSGAGHDAQYIASFIPSAMIFVPSINGKSHCEEEETTFEDCAKGADVLLETVLTLQKKFSMGGKYTLNQ; this is encoded by the coding sequence ATGTTTAAAAGTAATCGCAGTAGATTACAGCAGTTGATTGAACAATTTAGTCAATTTGGTGCAACTGTCAATGGGGGCGTAACTCGTTTGTCCCTATCAAAAGAGGATGTATTAGGGAGAGACTATTTTTGTGAAATATGCAAAGAGTTAGGCATGGACATTCAAATAGATGATATGGCCAATATCTATGCGACTCTACCAGGAAAAAAAGATTGCCAACCAATCGTAATAGGATCACATTTAGATTCAGTTGAAAAAGGTGGCAGGTTTGATGGCGTCTTAGGTATTTTAACAGGAATAGAGGCGATACGAACGTTAAAAGAAAACGCCGTTGAGCTCGAGGTTCCATTAATGCTTGTGAATTTTACAAATGAAGAAGGTGCACGCTTCGATCCGGCGATGATGAGTTCCGGTGTACTCGCTTCAAAATTCAGTAAAGAAAAAATGCTGAAGTCTCTCGATAAAAATAGCATTACTTTTCAAGAAGCATTGCAGGCAAGCGGCTATGAGGGGGAGCAAGGGAGTCGCTTAACAGATGCGCTTGCTTATATTGAGTTGCATATTGAACAAGGACCAGTTTTAGCAGAAATGCAGCGTGATATAGGTGTGGTCGAAGGCGTTTTAGGCATGGTGTGCTATGAAATTACCGTGACAGGTGAATCAAATCACGCTGGCACAACACCAATGTCGATGCGTAAAGATCCAATGATTGTGGCGTCTCGTCTAATATCGTCTTTGCATGAGCAGCTGGGCAAAATTGACGAAGAGCTTGTGTTCACATTTGGGCGTATGCATGTGGCACCAAATATTCATACAGTCATTCCGAATGAAGTAGTGTTTAGCATGGATTCGCGTCATCAAAATCCCGACGTGATGCGTAAAGTGGAGAAACTATTGACTGGCTTAACTAAAGAGGAAAACGGTTGCCATATTCGCCCGGTGAAGCTATGGGGGCGGGAGACAGTATTTTTTGATGTAGCTATTTGCAATGAAGTGGAAAAATCATGTCATGAACTTGGTTATTCCTTCCATCGAATGTTCAGTGGGGCAGGGCATGATGCGCAGTATATCGCGAGCTTCATCCCCTCAGCAATGATTTTTGTTCCAAGTATCAATGGAAAAAGTCATTGCGAGGAGGAAGAAACAACATTTGAAGACTGTGCCAAGGGAGCAGACGTGTTATTGGAAACCGTGTTGACGCTACAAAAGAAGTTCAGCATGGGTGGCAAATACACACTAAACCAATGA
- a CDS encoding NAD(P)-dependent oxidoreductase yields MTSQLERNFVEMTSRMTKNEAMEEANRCLYCYDAPCITACPTSIQVPNFIKKIASNNMKGSAMTIMEANPIGASCARVCPTEVLCEGACVLNSSTKPIKIGQLQRYATDWAMESDVELFKKGEPNGQKVAIVGAGPAGLSAARELSRFGYNVTIFEAEAKAGGLGNYGIVSFRLPNKVVDWEVAQVVKLGVDIKTNTRVGVDISADEILAQYDSVILAVGMGVVPNLGIKGEELDGVHDAIEFVKRTKMGALTEDLIDKRVAVIGAGNTAIDGATCAVRLGAEQVDILYRRTEKEMTAYQYEYEFAKQDGVGFKWLTAPKQIIGDETGKVVGLECVKMKLGDAGADGRQRPEVIKGSEFVIEVDAVIKAIGQTRFVSLIEAFRLQHTNGVVDIDETTMQTSNDKVFACGDVMFGNGQGEAMVVTAAQQGKDAAYTIHEHLRKPSENA; encoded by the coding sequence ATGACTTCGCAACTCGAACGAAACTTTGTGGAAATGACTAGCAGGATGACAAAAAATGAAGCAATGGAAGAGGCTAATCGCTGTCTGTATTGCTATGACGCACCTTGCATAACAGCATGTCCAACTAGTATTCAAGTTCCGAATTTCATCAAAAAAATTGCTTCCAATAACATGAAAGGTTCGGCCATGACGATTATGGAGGCCAATCCAATTGGTGCAAGTTGTGCGCGAGTATGTCCTACCGAAGTGTTATGTGAAGGAGCATGTGTGTTAAATTCATCGACAAAACCTATTAAAATAGGACAATTGCAACGTTATGCAACAGATTGGGCGATGGAATCAGACGTCGAGTTATTCAAGAAAGGTGAACCAAATGGACAAAAGGTAGCGATTGTTGGCGCAGGTCCAGCTGGTCTATCTGCGGCGCGTGAACTTAGTCGCTTCGGCTATAATGTCACAATTTTTGAAGCAGAAGCAAAGGCAGGTGGCTTGGGCAACTATGGAATTGTGTCATTCAGATTACCCAATAAAGTAGTGGATTGGGAAGTGGCTCAAGTTGTAAAGCTTGGTGTGGACATTAAAACAAACACAAGAGTAGGCGTAGATATATCTGCTGATGAAATTTTAGCGCAATATGACAGCGTTATTTTAGCGGTTGGTATGGGGGTCGTGCCTAATCTTGGCATTAAAGGTGAGGAGCTAGATGGAGTTCATGATGCCATTGAGTTTGTAAAGCGCACGAAAATGGGTGCACTGACGGAAGACTTAATTGATAAACGTGTCGCGGTTATCGGTGCTGGTAACACAGCCATCGATGGTGCAACCTGTGCTGTGCGACTAGGTGCGGAGCAAGTGGACATTCTTTATAGAAGAACAGAAAAAGAGATGACTGCCTATCAATATGAATATGAATTTGCCAAACAGGATGGCGTTGGATTTAAGTGGCTGACAGCGCCGAAACAGATTATTGGTGATGAGACAGGGAAGGTAGTGGGACTTGAATGCGTCAAGATGAAACTTGGAGATGCTGGAGCAGACGGTAGGCAACGACCCGAAGTAATCAAGGGATCTGAGTTTGTTATAGAGGTGGATGCGGTCATTAAAGCAATTGGGCAAACGCGCTTTGTCTCGCTCATTGAAGCGTTTAGATTACAGCATACGAACGGAGTAGTAGACATTGACGAAACGACTATGCAAACATCAAATGACAAGGTGTTTGCGTGTGGAGATGTCATGTTCGGCAATGGCCAAGGGGAAGCAATGGTGGTAACAGCTGCACAGCAAGGTAAAGATGCTGCTTACACCATTCATGAGCATTTGAGAAAACCGAGCGAGAATGCATAG
- the hydA gene encoding dihydropyrimidinase produces the protein MKKIITGGLIATASDMYEADILIENGKIMQIGKNLSAVGAEIVDATGKYVMPGGIDPHTHLDMPFNNTVTDDDWKSGTIAAAFGGTTTILDFCLSAGEEKLAAAVEKWHVKAKGKSAIDYGFHLMIGDLTPDTEAELPLILEQEGITSIKVFMAYAKEFQATDRTLFKAFKIAKDMGAVVMVHCENGSVIDELVEEAKLAGQTAPIYHALTRPAELEGEATKRAIELAHIAGAKLYVVHVTCKEALDEIIAAREKGYDVYGETCPPYLTLDQSALAQPDFEGAKYVWSPPLRPKYHQKHLWNALKAKQLQTIGSDQCSFSFNGKKQLGLNDFSKIPNGGPFIEDRFSILFSEGVVKGRISIHDFVDMISTNAAKIFGLYPQKGTIAIGSDADIVIFDPTVKREISANTHHMNVDYNPYEGWEVTGEPISVLVRGEYVIKNKQFVGELGSGQYIKRALKPTTAQTITV, from the coding sequence GTGAAAAAAATAATTACAGGTGGCCTTATAGCGACAGCCTCAGATATGTATGAGGCAGATATTTTAATAGAGAACGGTAAAATTATGCAAATCGGCAAAAACTTATCAGCTGTTGGAGCAGAAATTGTAGATGCAACGGGTAAATACGTGATGCCGGGGGGAATTGATCCGCATACGCATTTGGATATGCCGTTCAACAACACGGTGACAGACGATGATTGGAAGTCGGGTACAATAGCGGCTGCCTTCGGGGGGACCACGACCATTTTAGATTTTTGCTTATCTGCGGGTGAAGAAAAACTTGCGGCGGCTGTGGAAAAGTGGCATGTAAAAGCAAAGGGTAAATCAGCCATTGACTATGGTTTCCATTTAATGATTGGTGATTTAACGCCTGACACAGAGGCCGAGTTACCATTGATACTAGAGCAGGAAGGGATTACGTCCATCAAGGTGTTCATGGCTTACGCGAAAGAATTCCAGGCGACAGACCGTACGCTTTTCAAAGCTTTTAAAATCGCAAAAGACATGGGTGCAGTTGTTATGGTGCACTGTGAAAATGGCTCAGTCATCGACGAATTAGTAGAGGAGGCGAAGCTAGCTGGTCAGACGGCTCCAATTTATCACGCACTTACGCGTCCCGCAGAATTAGAGGGTGAGGCCACGAAACGGGCCATTGAACTAGCGCATATCGCAGGAGCCAAGCTTTATGTTGTGCATGTGACGTGTAAAGAAGCACTAGATGAAATTATCGCAGCGCGTGAAAAGGGCTATGACGTGTATGGGGAAACATGTCCACCTTATTTAACGCTCGATCAGTCAGCGTTAGCACAGCCAGATTTCGAGGGGGCGAAATATGTTTGGTCACCACCACTTCGTCCGAAATATCATCAAAAGCATTTGTGGAATGCGTTGAAAGCCAAGCAACTGCAAACAATTGGCTCGGACCAATGTTCATTTAGCTTTAACGGGAAAAAGCAATTAGGGTTAAATGACTTTTCTAAAATTCCAAATGGTGGACCGTTTATCGAAGATCGTTTCAGCATTTTATTTTCTGAAGGCGTGGTGAAAGGTCGAATATCCATCCATGACTTCGTCGATATGATTTCGACTAATGCCGCAAAAATTTTCGGCTTATATCCACAAAAAGGAACGATTGCTATTGGTTCTGACGCGGATATCGTAATTTTTGATCCTACGGTAAAACGTGAGATTTCAGCGAATACCCACCATATGAATGTCGACTACAACCCATATGAGGGCTGGGAAGTGACAGGAGAGCCTATCAGTGTACTTGTGCGTGGAGAATACGTCATTAAAAACAAACAATTTGTAGGTGAATTAGGCAGTGGCCAATATATCAAGCGTGCACTGAAGCCCACGACTGCACAAACTATCACCGTATAA
- a CDS encoding amidohydrolase, whose product MQTTIFTNGNIYTMNLNKPFVQCLVTSNERIIDMGSSEAMLLQWGRNGTTIIDLEGKTVFPGLIDSHLHISSVGINAQELDLTGVKSKDELLTLIKKKSVTLQPGEWILGRGWDENVFLDKQIPTIQELDYAAPFFPLFLPRICGHAFLVNTKALFLSGYHPEMAIPYGGTVVIDPTSKKPTGLLLETASTIVTKHIPKKSYMQLKNALKIAMEESVRLGFTSIHTNDPNYLGGAIQTYKLFDELVNNEGIGPRSNLLIDYDYLEELKTAGMSTGFGNNKVMIGAIKIFADGALGGRTALLSKPYSDAPTNSGNAMYSQKELLDIIRDIRAQNFPVAVHTIGDQALRNVLDILDQFEPSKYRDRLIHVSILNENLIDRLVSPNRIADVQPKFVSSDYPWIIERLGEERSNCSYPFKTLLKAGVLCAGGSDAPIEPLNPLLGMHAAVTRKKVGETHNGYNPQEKLSMFEAVQLFTIGGAYATNEENVKGTLEIGKLCDMSVLSKDLFEMKSADELLSTEVEMTIIGGEIKYRK is encoded by the coding sequence TTGCAAACGACAATTTTTACAAATGGCAATATTTACACGATGAATCTCAACAAACCTTTTGTACAGTGCTTGGTTACGAGTAATGAAAGAATTATTGATATGGGATCTTCCGAAGCGATGTTATTACAATGGGGTCGAAATGGAACAACTATAATTGATTTAGAGGGAAAGACGGTATTTCCGGGTTTAATCGATAGTCACCTTCATATATCTAGTGTCGGTATCAATGCACAGGAACTTGATCTTACAGGTGTGAAGTCAAAAGATGAATTGTTGACTCTTATTAAAAAAAAATCGGTTACATTACAACCTGGCGAATGGATTTTAGGACGTGGATGGGATGAAAATGTCTTTCTTGATAAGCAAATTCCCACTATTCAAGAACTAGATTATGCAGCGCCGTTTTTTCCGTTGTTTTTACCAAGAATATGCGGACATGCATTTTTAGTGAATACGAAAGCACTATTTCTAAGTGGGTATCATCCGGAAATGGCTATTCCTTACGGTGGTACGGTAGTAATTGATCCGACTTCTAAAAAGCCGACTGGCCTATTGTTAGAAACGGCATCGACGATTGTAACAAAGCATATTCCTAAAAAAAGTTACATGCAGTTAAAAAACGCTCTAAAGATAGCGATGGAAGAATCGGTTCGTTTGGGATTTACGAGTATTCATACAAATGACCCTAATTATTTAGGGGGTGCAATCCAAACTTATAAATTATTTGATGAACTTGTGAATAATGAAGGCATTGGACCAAGAAGTAATCTTTTAATAGACTATGACTATCTAGAGGAGTTAAAAACGGCAGGTATGTCTACTGGTTTTGGAAATAATAAAGTAATGATTGGCGCGATCAAAATTTTCGCGGATGGTGCCCTTGGGGGTAGAACAGCACTACTTTCCAAACCATATAGTGATGCTCCTACTAATTCAGGGAATGCCATGTATAGCCAAAAGGAACTGTTGGATATTATTCGAGATATACGTGCACAGAATTTTCCTGTTGCGGTTCATACGATAGGTGATCAGGCATTGAGAAATGTATTGGATATATTAGATCAATTTGAACCTTCTAAATACCGTGATCGGCTAATTCACGTCTCGATATTGAACGAAAATCTAATTGATAGACTAGTAAGTCCAAATAGAATTGCAGATGTTCAACCGAAGTTTGTCTCAAGTGATTACCCATGGATTATCGAAAGATTGGGAGAGGAGAGATCGAACTGTTCTTATCCCTTTAAAACACTTCTGAAAGCAGGGGTTTTATGTGCGGGAGGTTCTGATGCTCCGATTGAACCTTTAAATCCATTACTGGGAATGCATGCAGCAGTTACACGTAAGAAAGTGGGGGAAACACACAATGGATACAATCCACAAGAGAAATTATCGATGTTCGAAGCTGTTCAATTATTTACAATAGGAGGTGCTTATGCAACGAACGAGGAAAATGTGAAGGGTACACTTGAAATAGGAAAACTATGTGATATGTCAGTTCTGTCGAAAGATTTATTTGAGATGAAATCAGCTGATGAGCTTTTGTCCACGGAAGTTGAAATGACAATTATCGGCGGAGAAATAAAATATAGAAAATAG
- a CDS encoding NCS1 family transporter, with translation MANGGDYLKSPDLLPVTHQKRSIGTFGFAVIWIGMAIVLAAFAIGGSAIMTLSLPMVILATMIGSVLIGVFMTLIGDIGIEHGLSFPVYMRAPFGTIGTHIPSLVRGVTAACWFGLNTYFGAMAINGILNLLFDFNNWFLCFLVFAALQLINTSLGIKSIERFADFAAPVIILISCWMYITLADHATAQGKNVWTWIESPTTGIAAFTAFMVVMMANMGFWATLAADMPTLSRFFKAPKNERNWFKRNKTQLIGSLIVMPITNTFMVTIGAVAYMAVASADPINALQQSASGIVLGVLLLMIVLAQWSTNTSANVIPAATIFSNIGGPKVPFWAGVIIAGVIGIVVQPWSLFGVLVDALLIIGGILTAIVGILFADYYLIRKRRVNVKELYELDGQYKYMNGFNVAGLIAWVIGGALANMFPTYSSLVGFFVGAIVYYVLAKYWWFKKYPQAELDNPSDAEYLGITVGHDWNDIVVQEIEEKKAE, from the coding sequence ATGGCGAATGGTGGAGATTATTTAAAATCACCAGATTTACTTCCAGTGACACATCAAAAAAGAAGTATCGGGACATTTGGTTTTGCAGTGATTTGGATAGGGATGGCCATCGTTTTAGCCGCCTTTGCAATTGGTGGATCAGCTATTATGACTTTGTCATTGCCTATGGTAATTTTAGCGACTATGATAGGATCCGTTTTAATCGGTGTATTTATGACATTAATCGGTGACATTGGTATTGAGCATGGCTTATCCTTCCCGGTTTATATGCGTGCCCCATTTGGTACAATTGGCACGCACATACCATCCCTCGTTCGTGGGGTGACAGCTGCTTGTTGGTTTGGGCTTAACACCTATTTTGGTGCAATGGCTATCAATGGGATTTTGAATTTATTATTTGACTTTAATAATTGGTTTTTATGTTTCCTTGTTTTTGCGGCATTACAGTTAATTAACACCTCGCTAGGCATTAAATCCATTGAGCGCTTTGCAGATTTTGCTGCGCCGGTTATTATATTAATATCTTGCTGGATGTATATTACGCTTGCCGATCACGCAACGGCTCAAGGGAAAAATGTATGGACTTGGATAGAATCACCGACGACAGGGATAGCAGCTTTTACAGCATTCATGGTTGTGATGATGGCGAACATGGGATTCTGGGCAACGTTAGCAGCTGATATGCCAACACTATCACGTTTCTTTAAAGCGCCAAAAAATGAACGCAATTGGTTCAAGCGCAATAAAACGCAGTTAATTGGTTCTTTAATCGTGATGCCGATTACCAATACATTTATGGTAACTATAGGTGCAGTAGCTTATATGGCAGTGGCATCTGCGGATCCGATAAATGCCTTGCAGCAAAGTGCAAGTGGAATTGTGTTAGGGGTTTTATTGCTAATGATTGTGTTAGCGCAATGGTCAACAAACACGTCCGCAAATGTTATTCCTGCGGCAACGATTTTCTCAAACATTGGCGGACCAAAAGTGCCATTCTGGGCTGGTGTTATAATAGCGGGGGTCATTGGGATTGTAGTACAGCCGTGGAGCTTATTTGGCGTATTAGTCGATGCTTTATTAATCATTGGCGGTATTTTAACAGCAATTGTGGGGATATTATTCGCCGATTATTATTTAATCCGTAAACGTCGTGTGAACGTAAAAGAACTGTACGAGTTAGACGGCCAATATAAATATATGAATGGCTTTAACGTAGCGGGGTTAATCGCTTGGGTGATCGGTGGTGCCTTAGCGAATATGTTCCCAACGTATTCTTCATTGGTGGGCTTTTTCGTGGGGGCAATTGTGTACTATGTCTTGGCGAAATATTGGTGGTTTAAAAAGTACCCGCAAGCCGAACTAGACAATCCAAGTGACGCGGAGTATTTAGGCATAACAGTTGGTCATGATTGGAACGATATCGTCGTGCAAGAAATTGAAGAAAAAAAGGCTGAATAA
- the preA gene encoding NAD-dependent dihydropyrimidine dehydrogenase subunit PreA: MADLRIDLAGIKSPNPFWLASAPPTNSGYQVQRAFEAGWGGAVWKTLGEPILNVSSRFAAVSFNGQRVAGFNNIELITDRPLEVNLQEILETKKRFPNHAIIASLMVEPQQEKWHEIVKKVEAVGVDGLELNFGCPHGMAERGMGAASGQVPELVEKQTYWVKEVARTPVIVKLTPNITDITMTAEAAVRGGADAVSMINTINSLAGVDLDTWNTVPHVGGKGAHGGYCGPAVKPIALNMVAECARNPFVNVPISGIGGISNWQDAAEFLLMGATGVQVCTAAMHHGFSIVEDMIDGLNNYLDEKGISSVMDIVGQSVQRYSDWGDLDLNYNIVAEINNDVCINCNKCHIACEDTSHQCIDLYTDSGRPMLKVREVDCVGCNLCAIVCPVDGAISMVERMSTIAPMTWNERQSLIGNFTR, from the coding sequence ATGGCAGACTTACGAATTGACTTGGCCGGGATTAAATCACCGAATCCATTTTGGTTAGCATCGGCACCACCGACAAATTCGGGCTATCAAGTGCAACGTGCATTTGAAGCGGGCTGGGGTGGCGCTGTTTGGAAAACATTAGGAGAACCAATTTTAAATGTTTCATCGCGATTTGCGGCTGTCAGCTTTAACGGACAGAGAGTAGCGGGCTTTAATAATATTGAGCTCATTACGGATCGTCCGTTAGAGGTTAATTTACAGGAAATTCTTGAAACGAAAAAAAGATTTCCTAATCATGCCATTATCGCTTCATTAATGGTAGAGCCACAGCAGGAAAAGTGGCATGAGATTGTCAAAAAAGTAGAAGCTGTGGGGGTTGATGGTCTTGAGCTTAATTTTGGTTGTCCACATGGGATGGCAGAACGAGGAATGGGAGCTGCCTCTGGTCAAGTACCTGAATTGGTTGAAAAGCAAACGTACTGGGTGAAGGAAGTTGCACGTACACCTGTTATCGTCAAGCTAACGCCAAACATTACGGATATTACGATGACGGCAGAAGCGGCAGTGCGTGGCGGGGCAGATGCTGTTAGTATGATTAATACGATTAACAGCTTAGCGGGTGTCGATTTAGATACATGGAATACGGTGCCGCATGTTGGTGGGAAGGGGGCGCATGGCGGATATTGTGGTCCCGCTGTCAAGCCCATTGCACTAAATATGGTTGCAGAATGTGCACGAAATCCTTTCGTCAATGTACCAATTTCAGGAATTGGTGGGATTTCAAATTGGCAGGATGCTGCGGAATTTTTGCTGATGGGTGCAACAGGCGTACAAGTTTGTACAGCAGCGATGCACCACGGATTTAGTATTGTTGAAGATATGATTGATGGGCTTAATAACTATTTGGATGAAAAGGGCATTTCCTCAGTGATGGATATAGTCGGGCAGTCGGTTCAACGTTATTCTGACTGGGGTGACTTAGATTTAAACTACAATATTGTTGCTGAAATTAATAATGATGTTTGTATTAATTGTAATAAATGCCATATTGCGTGTGAAGATACGTCACATCAGTGTATTGATCTGTACACAGATAGTGGTCGCCCGATGCTGAAGGTGCGTGAAGTAGATTGTGTAGGCTGTAATTTATGCGCGATTGTGTGCCCGGTAGACGGTGCGATTTCGATGGTCGAAAGAATGTCAACTATTGCGCCAATGACTTGGAACGAACGTCAATCACTTATCGGCAATTTTACTCGATAA
- a CDS encoding aspartate aminotransferase family protein, whose protein sequence is MKNLTSQNWQVKDEQYVWHSMKPYNPNATAIIQKSKGAWITDIDGNRYLDAMSGLWCVNVGYGREEIAKVAYEQLLENTYTPLSVGHLPAIQLSEKISELLGDDYVIFFSNSGSEANEIAFKIARQYHQQKGHTNRSKFISRYRAYHGSTMGALAATGQAQRKYKYEPLAPGFIHVAPPDTYRANEDHITEPAALPSVQAIDNVMTWEMSETIAGVILEPIITGGGVIMPHADYLLGVKAVCEKHGALLIVDEVICGFGRTGKAFGFQNYGIQPDIVTMAKGLTSAYMPLSATAVRREIYEAFAGSEEYDFLRHINTFGGSPAACAVALKNIEILENENLFARSEEMGAILHAELQERLKNHPNVGNIRGKGLLIGIELVKDKNTKAPLDVTAVNKVISLCKEQGVIIGKNGVTVAGFNNTLTLAPPLIISLAEKDLIVEKLTHALNELLPNA, encoded by the coding sequence ATGAAGAATTTAACGAGTCAAAATTGGCAAGTAAAAGATGAACAATATGTATGGCATTCCATGAAGCCCTACAATCCAAACGCGACGGCTATCATTCAGAAATCGAAAGGCGCTTGGATAACGGACATTGATGGGAACCGTTATTTAGATGCCATGTCTGGTTTATGGTGTGTGAACGTTGGCTACGGGCGAGAGGAAATTGCCAAAGTCGCTTACGAGCAATTACTGGAAAATACCTATACTCCCCTATCCGTTGGGCACCTCCCTGCCATTCAACTAAGCGAAAAAATCAGCGAATTATTAGGCGATGATTATGTAATATTTTTCTCTAATAGTGGTTCAGAAGCGAATGAAATCGCCTTCAAAATCGCACGTCAATACCATCAGCAAAAAGGGCACACAAATCGCTCTAAATTTATTTCTCGTTATCGTGCCTACCACGGCAGTACGATGGGGGCATTAGCGGCAACAGGGCAAGCACAGCGCAAATATAAATACGAACCGTTAGCACCTGGCTTCATTCATGTTGCACCACCAGATACCTACCGCGCAAACGAAGATCATATTACAGAGCCAGCTGCCCTACCGTCTGTTCAGGCGATCGATAATGTCATGACGTGGGAAATGTCCGAGACGATTGCCGGCGTTATTCTCGAGCCTATTATTACGGGCGGCGGCGTAATAATGCCACATGCGGACTATTTGCTTGGCGTAAAAGCAGTTTGTGAAAAGCACGGGGCCTTACTCATAGTCGATGAAGTAATTTGCGGCTTCGGTCGTACAGGCAAAGCATTCGGCTTCCAAAACTATGGCATTCAGCCGGATATTGTAACCATGGCAAAAGGTTTAACAAGCGCATATATGCCGTTATCTGCTACAGCTGTGCGTCGCGAAATTTATGAGGCCTTTGCAGGGAGCGAGGAGTACGACTTTTTACGCCATATCAACACATTCGGGGGTTCTCCAGCAGCTTGTGCTGTTGCACTCAAAAATATCGAAATTCTGGAAAACGAAAATTTATTTGCTCGCTCAGAAGAAATGGGAGCAATTCTCCATGCAGAATTACAAGAACGCTTAAAGAATCATCCAAATGTAGGCAATATCCGCGGTAAAGGCTTACTGATTGGCATTGAACTTGTAAAAGATAAGAATACCAAAGCGCCACTTGATGTAACTGCTGTCAACAAAGTCATTTCTTTATGTAAAGAACAAGGGGTAATCATCGGAAAAAATGGTGTCACGGTTGCAGGCTTTAACAATACTTTAACACTCGCTCCACCACTTATTATTTCATTAGCAGAAAAAGATTTGATTGTTGAAAAACTTACGCATGCTTTAAATGAACTACTACCAAATGCGTAA